A genome region from Solanum pennellii chromosome 12, SPENNV200 includes the following:
- the LOC107006670 gene encoding probably inactive leucine-rich repeat receptor-like protein kinase At5g48380 has translation MEKTNFTTFLGFLLALLFSRICVCCASESDVYCLKSIKDSLHDPFNSLGSWDFSDATEGFICFFVGINCWHVDENKVLSITLSGFGLIGEFPRGIRNCTSLTSLDLSGNSLYGTIPSDISAIVEHVTILDLSNNTFSGYIPSDIANCQYLNGLKLDNNYLEGEVPARIGYLPRLKTFSVANNYLAGPVPLIFGEGFGVESFENNPELCGKPLKGCENSWIWKHVDRASFIKAFVIGWVLLFTLVLVFCLFILPTKAINKIVSLNIWKLRKKEHLTLGREEELSSQHKMLKLEKFVTRMSFTELENATSGFSEDYLVGNGMLGKVYKAILPNGWILAIKKLNDWENLEDEFVSEITTLGGLRHRNLLPLIGFCAEKQERLLVYKYMSNGSLDEWLHSNEVKAKILDFPRRAKIALGIAKGLAWLHHGYELHVTHGSISTRCILLDQNLEPKISNFWEAKFWSKNDSALSWSLFPVAEYSGLGSYKQDIYCFGVVLLELVTGKEPHELTSSRNLFDHSPCLLDADRDLLGKGADDLILQFLELACDCVKFFPNERPTMLEVYDRLKNISQGRRDWIQKIPLLTDISSKYD, from the exons ATGGAGAAAACCAATTTCACAACATTTCTTGGTTTTCTATTAGCATTACTATTTAGCAgaatttgtgtgtgttgtgctTCAGAGAGTGATGTTTATTGCTTGAAATCAATAAAAGATTCATTACATGACCCTTTCAATTCTTTGGGCTCTTGGGATTTCAGTGATGCTACTGAAGGCTTCATCTGTTTTTTTGTTGGAATCAATTGCTGGCATGTTGATGAGAATAAGGTACTGAGCATCACACTTTCAGGCTTTGGATTAATAGGTGAGTTTCCTCGTGGCATTCGAAATTGTACAAGCTTGACAAGTTTAGATCTTTCAGGGAATAGCTTGTATGGAACTATCCCTTCTGATATTTCAGCTATAGTTGAACATGTTACAATACTTGATCTCTCAAATAACACGTTTTCGGGCTATATACCATCTGATATAGCTAATTGTCAATACCTTAATGGTTTAAAGTTGGATAATAATTATCTAGAAGGTGAAGTTCCAGCCAGAATAGGCTATTTGCCTCGCCTTAAGACGTTCAGTGTAGCTAACAATTACTTGGCTGGCCCAGTGCCATtgatttttggagaaggttTCGGAGTTGAGAGTTTTGAAAACAATCCAGAGCTTTGTGGGAAGCCTTTGAAAGGATGTGAGAATTCTTGGATATGGAAACATGTAGATCGTGCTTCGTTCATCAAAGCGTTTGTGATTGGTTGGGTACTTTTGTTTACATTGGTTTTAGTCTTTTGCTTATTTATATTACCTACCAAGGCTATCAACAAGATAGTCTCATTGAACATATGGAAGCTAAGGAAAAAGGAACATTTAACTTTAGGAAGGGAAGAGGAATTAAGCAGCCAACATAAG ATGTTAAAGCTGGAGAAGTTTGTTACGAGAATGAGCTTCACGGAGCTAGAAAACGCGACTTCTGGTTTTAGTGAAGACTATTTAGTAGGAAATGGAATGCTGGGCAAAGTGTACAAGGCAATTCTTCCAAATGGCTGGATACTTGCCATCAAGAAGCTCAATGACTGGGAGAATTTGGAAGACGAGTTCGTCTCGGAGATTACAACTCTTGGTGGTCTGAGGCATAGGAATCTGTTGCCTCTGATAGGTTTCTGTGCTGAAAAGCAAGAAAGACTTCTTGTTTACAAATACATGAGTAATGGAAGTCTTGATGAATGGCTGCACTCGAATGAAGTTAAGGCGAAAATTTTGGATTTCCCTCGGAGAGCTAAAATTGCACTTGGAATAGCGAAAGGCCTGGCTTGGCTTCATCATGGTTACGAATTGCACGTTACACATGGAAGCATAAGCACGCGATGTATCTTGCTAGATCAGAATCTTGAACCAAAAATATCCAACTTTTGGGAAGCAAAATTTTGGAGTAAGAATGATTCTGCATTAAGTTGGAGTCTTTTTCCAGTAGCTGAATATTCAGGTTTAGGCTCTTACAAGCAAGACATCTACTGTTTTGGTGTCGTGCTTCTCGAGCTGGTAACAGGGAAGGAACCACATGAACTGACCAGCTCAAGAAATCTATTCGATCACTCGCCTTGTCTACTTGATGCAGATAGAGATTTGCTTGGGAAAGGAGCTGATGATTTAATCCTCCAATTTCTTGAATTGGCTTGTGACTGTGTCAAGTTCTTTCCTAATGAAAGGCCAACAATGCTGGAAGTGTATGACAGACTCAAGAATATTTCTCAAGGTCGAAGGGACTGGATACAGAAGATACCATTATTAACCGATATTTCAAGTAAATATGACTAG